A region of Paraburkholderia largidicola DNA encodes the following proteins:
- a CDS encoding AsmA family protein translates to MAVLHSTGISVGKTIGKTFAWLFAVLVILIVALAVFVLTFDWNRARPYVNDKVSEAIGRPFAIEGDLKVGWRHPIGETGWRSWVPWPRFSAQNITIANPDWTKQKHFATLDEIDFQVKVLPLLAHDIVIPAINVVNPSVDLERLLDGRNNWTFKLKSSAGPSEWKLDLHDIQLNKGNIALSDQQKKIDMQAVVDTLGQPIPIGEAMKQQEEASRRSSAEVVGKQGAKQLTAQAKAAAASEASGASAVAPAVPVASGASAPAATAGVGASASVAASGTPASAAGIAVAQGTNAPQYGIGWTVKGTYNRSPISGSGKLGGVLALQDTARPFPVQADVKAGDLRIALVGTVTDPAHLAAVDLRLWLQGTSLDHLYDLTGITLPETPPYATEGHLIGNFKPGASVFRYENFTGRVGGSDVNGTVIYTQRATRPLLEGTLVSNLLQFKDLAPIIGADSNASKAKRGDTARQPSDKALPTEEFKTDRWKAIDANVKFTGRRIIKDPTLPITDLYTHVVMTDGVLSFEPLKFGVAGGSLASNIHLDGSATPLKGRVSTEARHLKLKQLMPTAKTMQNALGEVNGDAALSATGNSPAALAASSNGEVKLLVTDGAVSRLLMEAAGLNVANVVYEKLFGNRDVQINCAAGDFVVTDGVLDSRVFALDTQDAVINVDGTVNLKNESMDLGVHPHTKGFRIFSLRSPLYVKGTFKDPHVGVNAAALAVRGGAMVGLGLINPFAALIPLIAPSNNKPLPCQQLMAAMEAQHPTAPPPGQREKAKAVALPPGTPGASAVSPSTAPSKQPAKPNNGATLPGPANAAEYKGS, encoded by the coding sequence ATGGCTGTGCTGCATTCGACTGGCATATCCGTCGGCAAGACAATCGGCAAGACCTTTGCATGGCTGTTCGCGGTGCTGGTGATCCTGATCGTCGCGCTGGCGGTCTTTGTTCTGACGTTCGACTGGAACCGCGCGCGGCCCTATGTGAACGACAAGGTCAGTGAGGCAATCGGCCGGCCGTTCGCGATCGAAGGCGATCTGAAGGTGGGCTGGCGCCATCCCATCGGCGAAACGGGCTGGCGCTCGTGGGTGCCGTGGCCGCGCTTCTCGGCGCAAAACATCACGATCGCCAATCCCGACTGGACTAAACAGAAGCACTTCGCGACGCTCGACGAAATCGACTTTCAGGTGAAGGTGCTGCCGCTGCTCGCGCATGACATCGTGATCCCGGCAATCAATGTGGTGAATCCATCCGTCGATCTCGAACGGCTCCTTGACGGACGCAACAACTGGACGTTCAAGCTGAAGTCGTCGGCGGGACCGTCGGAATGGAAGCTCGATCTGCACGACATCCAGCTGAACAAAGGCAATATCGCGCTTTCTGATCAGCAGAAAAAAATCGACATGCAGGCTGTCGTCGATACGCTCGGCCAGCCCATCCCGATCGGCGAAGCGATGAAGCAGCAGGAAGAGGCGTCGCGCAGGTCGTCGGCGGAAGTGGTCGGCAAGCAGGGCGCAAAGCAGTTGACCGCGCAAGCGAAGGCGGCCGCTGCATCCGAGGCGTCAGGCGCGTCGGCGGTGGCGCCTGCCGTGCCTGTTGCATCGGGCGCGTCCGCGCCGGCGGCGACGGCCGGCGTGGGCGCTTCGGCGTCCGTGGCCGCGTCCGGCACGCCCGCGAGCGCCGCAGGCATCGCCGTCGCGCAGGGTACGAACGCGCCGCAATATGGAATCGGTTGGACCGTGAAGGGCACCTACAACCGCTCGCCGATATCGGGCAGCGGCAAGCTCGGTGGCGTGCTCGCATTGCAGGACACTGCGCGACCGTTCCCTGTGCAGGCCGACGTGAAAGCGGGCGATCTGCGCATCGCACTGGTCGGCACCGTCACGGATCCCGCGCATCTGGCCGCCGTCGATCTGCGCCTGTGGCTGCAGGGCACGAGTCTCGATCATCTGTATGACCTGACGGGCATCACGCTGCCCGAGACGCCGCCGTACGCGACGGAAGGCCATCTGATCGGTAATTTCAAGCCGGGCGCCAGCGTGTTCCGCTATGAAAATTTTACAGGCCGCGTGGGCGGCAGCGATGTGAACGGCACGGTCATCTACACCCAGCGCGCGACGCGTCCGCTGCTCGAAGGCACGCTTGTCTCGAATCTGTTGCAGTTCAAGGACCTGGCGCCGATCATCGGCGCGGACAGCAACGCGAGCAAGGCGAAGCGCGGCGACACCGCGCGCCAGCCATCCGACAAGGCGCTGCCGACCGAAGAGTTCAAGACCGACCGCTGGAAGGCAATCGACGCGAACGTGAAATTCACGGGGCGCCGCATCATCAAGGACCCGACGCTGCCTATCACCGATCTGTACACGCACGTCGTGATGACGGACGGCGTGCTGTCGTTCGAGCCGCTCAAGTTCGGCGTCGCGGGCGGCTCACTCGCATCGAACATTCATCTCGACGGCAGCGCGACACCGCTCAAAGGCCGTGTCTCGACAGAAGCGCGTCACCTGAAGCTCAAGCAGTTGATGCCGACCGCGAAGACCATGCAAAACGCGCTCGGCGAAGTCAACGGCGATGCCGCGCTGTCGGCGACGGGCAATTCGCCCGCGGCGCTCGCAGCTTCGTCGAACGGCGAAGTGAAGCTGCTCGTCACCGATGGCGCCGTGAGCCGCTTGCTGATGGAAGCGGCCGGGCTGAACGTGGCGAACGTCGTCTATGAAAAGCTGTTCGGCAATCGCGACGTGCAGATCAATTGCGCGGCGGGCGACTTCGTCGTGACGGACGGCGTGCTCGATTCACGCGTGTTCGCGCTCGACACGCAGGACGCCGTGATCAACGTGGACGGCACGGTGAACCTGAAGAACGAGTCGATGGACCTCGGCGTGCATCCGCATACGAAGGGCTTCCGCATCTTCTCGCTGCGCTCGCCGCTCTATGTGAAGGGCACGTTCAAGGACCCGCACGTCGGCGTGAATGCGGCGGCGCTCGCGGTGCGCGGCGGCGCGATGGTCGGGCTCGGTCTGATCAATCCGTTCGCCGCGCTGATTCCCCTGATCGCGCCGAGCAACAACAAGCCCCTACCGTGTCAGCAACTGATGGCGGCAATGGAGGCGCAGCATCCGACGGCGCCGCCGCCGGGACAGCGCGAAAAGGCCAAGGCCGTGGCGCTGCCGCCGGGGACGCCGGGTGCGTCGGCCGTCTCGCCGTCGACAGCACCGTCGAAGCAGCCTGCAAAGCCGAACAACGGCGCGACACTGCCGGGGCCCGCAAACGCGGCCGAATACAAAGGAAGTTGA
- a CDS encoding ABC transporter ATP-binding protein, producing MTDAPLVHAQDLVRRDATRGQTLLHATSIAIRAGERIAITGPSGSGKSVFMRALALLDPLDSGQVLWRGRRIARAAIPRYRRHVAYIRQRPALLDGTVEDNLRYPYTLRAYRDVRFDRAQAAALASQAGRASDFLERFASELSGGEAQIAALIRVLQLAPDVLLLDEPTASLDPESALAIEGLVRAWFDAAPQVRAWLWVSHDPAQAARVSNRHLTMRAGVLDDAQSTLPDTSAHTGETPR from the coding sequence ATGACGGACGCGCCCCTCGTCCACGCGCAAGACCTCGTGCGGCGCGACGCGACGCGCGGCCAGACACTGCTGCACGCCACCAGCATCGCCATCCGTGCGGGCGAGCGGATTGCGATCACGGGCCCCTCCGGGTCGGGCAAAAGCGTGTTCATGCGCGCGCTCGCGCTGCTCGATCCACTCGATAGCGGCCAGGTGCTGTGGCGCGGCAGGCGCATCGCGCGCGCGGCGATCCCGCGCTACCGGCGCCACGTCGCGTATATCCGTCAGCGGCCCGCGCTGCTCGACGGCACCGTCGAAGACAATCTGCGTTATCCGTACACGCTGCGTGCGTATCGCGATGTGCGTTTCGATCGCGCGCAGGCGGCCGCACTCGCGTCGCAGGCAGGACGCGCGAGCGATTTTCTCGAGCGTTTTGCGAGCGAACTGTCGGGCGGCGAAGCGCAGATCGCTGCGTTGATCCGCGTCCTGCAGCTCGCGCCGGACGTGCTGCTGCTCGACGAACCGACGGCATCGCTCGATCCCGAATCCGCGCTGGCGATCGAAGGCCTGGTGCGCGCGTGGTTCGATGCCGCGCCGCAGGTGCGCGCATGGCTATGGGTATCGCACGATCCGGCGCAAGCGGCGCGCGTGAGCAACCGTCATCTGACGATGCGCGCCGGCGTGCTCGACGATGCGCAGTCCACTCTGCCGGATACGTCCGCGCACACCGGAGAGACGCCGCGATGA
- a CDS encoding ABC transporter permease, with translation MTLQNLSLWDVALAALLIVVNGAVSVLLKLDLERKLAWAAVRTVVQLLAIGYVLAWVFAYSRWYVVLPLMIAMTLIAGFAGAGRGSRTYAGQRVDSILSIWASAWLVAAVGLFAVIRIRPWYEPQYAIPILGMILGNTLTGVSLGIERMTEELTARRDRVDMALALGATRWEAAQGPARQAVRAGMIPTLNQMAVVGVVSLPGMMTGQVLAGQSPLQAVRYQIVIMFLIAASSALGTVGAVLLTYRRLFSPEHRFLASRLIERRSKR, from the coding sequence ATGACCTTGCAGAACCTCAGCCTCTGGGACGTCGCGCTCGCGGCGCTGCTGATCGTGGTGAACGGCGCGGTCTCCGTTCTGCTCAAGCTCGATCTCGAACGCAAGCTCGCGTGGGCGGCCGTGCGCACCGTCGTCCAGCTGCTCGCGATCGGCTATGTGCTGGCGTGGGTGTTCGCGTACTCCCGCTGGTATGTGGTGCTGCCGCTGATGATCGCGATGACGCTGATCGCGGGCTTTGCGGGCGCGGGACGCGGCTCGCGCACGTATGCCGGGCAGCGCGTCGACAGCATCCTGTCGATCTGGGCGAGCGCGTGGCTCGTGGCAGCCGTGGGACTGTTTGCCGTGATCCGGATTCGACCGTGGTACGAGCCGCAATATGCGATTCCGATTCTCGGGATGATTCTCGGCAATACGCTGACGGGCGTGTCGCTGGGTATCGAACGGATGACGGAGGAACTGACGGCGCGCCGCGACCGCGTCGACATGGCGCTCGCGCTCGGCGCGACGCGCTGGGAAGCTGCGCAGGGACCGGCGCGTCAGGCGGTGCGCGCCGGCATGATTCCGACGCTCAATCAGATGGCCGTGGTCGGCGTCGTGAGTCTGCCGGGGATGATGACGGGCCAGGTGCTCGCCGGGCAATCGCCGCTGCAGGCCGTGCGCTATCAGATCGTGATCATGTTTCTGATCGCGGCATCGTCGGCGCTGGGGACCGTGGGCGCCGTGCTGCTCACGTACCGGCGACTGTTTTCGCCGGAGCACCGGTTTCTGGCATCGCGGCTTATCGAACGGCGTTCGAAACGCTGA
- a CDS encoding DUF6013 family protein — translation MSISFKLPAVSVVASIACTTLALAALPAPAHAATPITVTSQAPTDGPIRYTVKVTSKQFGNSQETRTIRSGESDDFTWKTVPPGGPVAADGDCPDLSSLPLDTNGAMIRQTQIRFAPVVAKDGTATVQMNFQAQTPKGTKAVSNNGKSLKCPNYTSVSQVLRFTMPTNGSTKTLTLSDGSQVAVSAKR, via the coding sequence ATGAGCATCAGCTTCAAACTTCCCGCCGTTTCTGTTGTCGCTTCTATCGCATGCACAACGCTTGCGCTCGCCGCATTGCCGGCACCCGCGCACGCGGCGACACCCATCACCGTGACCTCGCAGGCGCCGACCGACGGTCCCATCCGCTATACGGTCAAGGTCACGTCGAAACAGTTCGGCAACTCGCAGGAAACGCGCACCATCCGCTCCGGCGAATCGGACGACTTCACGTGGAAAACCGTGCCGCCCGGCGGCCCCGTTGCAGCCGATGGCGACTGCCCAGACCTGTCGTCGCTGCCGCTCGACACGAACGGCGCCATGATCCGGCAGACGCAGATCCGGTTCGCGCCTGTCGTCGCCAAAGACGGCACCGCGACCGTGCAGATGAACTTCCAGGCGCAGACGCCGAAGGGCACGAAGGCCGTGTCGAACAACGGCAAGTCGCTGAAGTGCCCGAACTACACGAGCGTCAGTCAGGTGCTGCGCTTCACCATGCCGACCAATGGCAGCACGAAGACGCTGACACTCAGCGATGGCTCACAGGTAGCCGTGTCGGCCAAACGTTGA